One window of Chryseobacterium indologenes genomic DNA carries:
- a CDS encoding NADP-dependent malic enzyme produces MSSNNNRDEKNFSQAALDYHKAEPKGKIEVIPSKPHSSQRDLSLAYSPGVAVPCMEIHDKPETVYDYTGKGNLVAVISNGTAVLGLGDIGAEASKPVMEGKGLLFKIFADINVFDIEIDEKDPDKFIEIVKGIAPTFGGINLEDIKAPEAFYIEQRLKEELNIPLMHDDQHGTAIISAAALINSLQIANKDIDKVKMVVNGAGAAAIACTKLYISLGLKKENVLMCDSKGVINHKRENLTPEKLDFIAQTDIETLEDAVKGSDVFVGLSKGNVMTPEMLLSMNENPIVFALANPDPEIAYDLAIETRKDVIMATGRSDYPNQVNNVLGFPYIFRGALDVQSTGINEEMKLAAVHAIADLAKEPVPEAVILAYNVQNLQFGRDYFIPKPFDNRLITKVSSAVAKAAIESGVARKTITDFEEYEHQLLDRMGRDERLVRMMQSRAKSNPKRITLGNAEEYNVLKAAQILYEEGIAFPSLLGDKKYIKEQMERYGITLDVPIIDPSDDDQKENRKKYRETLWKLRQRKGMNEYKAKRYVRQRDYFGPLMLRHGDTDGLIVGFSKNYTSVLRPVLEVIEKDKGVDKVAAMMMILSEKKPIFFADTSINQNPTSEDLVNIAKMAEFTVKSFAIEPRIAMLGFENFAAISETSKKVAKAVSILHEKYPKMVVDGEIQPDFAMNADHLSDYPFSKLGTTPANTFIFPNLESANLSYKILRGMKVAQVIGPILMGLKQPVHVLQMRSSVDEIVNLATIAVLDAQRREKKS; encoded by the coding sequence ATGTCAAGTAACAACAATCGTGACGAAAAGAACTTTAGCCAGGCAGCGCTGGATTATCATAAAGCAGAACCAAAGGGAAAAATTGAAGTAATCCCATCAAAGCCACACTCTTCTCAAAGAGACTTATCACTGGCGTATTCTCCGGGAGTAGCAGTTCCTTGTATGGAAATTCATGATAAACCGGAAACTGTTTATGATTATACAGGAAAAGGAAACCTGGTAGCAGTAATTTCTAACGGTACTGCCGTACTTGGACTGGGAGATATCGGTGCTGAAGCTTCAAAACCGGTAATGGAGGGGAAAGGACTTTTGTTCAAGATCTTTGCAGATATCAACGTATTTGATATTGAGATCGACGAGAAAGATCCTGATAAATTTATTGAAATCGTAAAAGGAATTGCTCCTACTTTCGGAGGGATCAACCTTGAAGATATTAAAGCTCCTGAAGCTTTCTATATAGAACAAAGACTGAAAGAGGAATTGAATATCCCTTTGATGCATGACGACCAGCACGGAACTGCAATTATCTCAGCAGCAGCATTGATCAACTCTCTGCAGATTGCCAATAAAGATATTGACAAAGTGAAAATGGTAGTCAATGGAGCAGGTGCAGCAGCTATTGCATGTACTAAGCTTTATATCTCATTAGGATTGAAAAAAGAAAACGTCCTGATGTGTGACAGTAAGGGGGTTATCAATCATAAAAGAGAAAACCTTACTCCAGAAAAATTAGATTTCATCGCTCAGACAGATATTGAAACGTTAGAAGATGCTGTAAAAGGATCTGATGTTTTTGTTGGATTGTCTAAAGGAAATGTAATGACTCCGGAAATGTTGTTAAGCATGAACGAAAATCCTATCGTATTTGCTTTGGCTAACCCTGATCCGGAAATTGCTTATGATCTTGCCATTGAAACGCGTAAAGATGTAATCATGGCAACAGGAAGAAGCGATTATCCTAACCAGGTAAACAACGTATTAGGATTCCCTTATATCTTCCGTGGTGCATTGGATGTACAGTCTACAGGAATTAATGAAGAGATGAAACTGGCTGCCGTACACGCGATTGCAGATTTAGCAAAAGAACCGGTACCGGAAGCTGTAATTTTAGCATACAACGTTCAGAACCTGCAGTTCGGAAGAGATTACTTCATTCCGAAGCCGTTTGATAACAGATTGATCACAAAAGTATCAAGTGCTGTGGCAAAAGCAGCTATTGAAAGTGGTGTTGCCAGAAAAACCATTACGGATTTTGAAGAATATGAGCACCAGCTTTTAGACAGAATGGGAAGAGATGAGAGACTGGTAAGAATGATGCAGAGCCGAGCTAAATCTAATCCGAAAAGAATCACTCTTGGAAATGCTGAAGAATATAACGTATTAAAAGCAGCTCAGATCCTTTATGAAGAAGGAATTGCTTTCCCAAGTCTTTTAGGGGATAAAAAATACATCAAGGAGCAGATGGAGCGTTACGGAATTACTCTGGATGTTCCAATCATTGATCCAAGTGATGATGATCAGAAAGAAAACAGAAAAAAATACAGAGAAACCCTTTGGAAACTTCGTCAGAGAAAAGGAATGAACGAGTACAAAGCGAAGAGATACGTTCGTCAGAGAGATTATTTCGGACCTCTTATGCTGAGACATGGTGATACCGACGGTCTTATCGTAGGATTCTCTAAAAACTATACTTCCGTTTTACGTCCTGTTTTAGAAGTTATTGAAAAAGATAAAGGAGTAGATAAGGTAGCGGCAATGATGATGATTCTGTCTGAAAAGAAACCTATTTTCTTTGCAGATACTTCCATCAATCAGAATCCTACCTCAGAAGATCTTGTAAATATTGCTAAAATGGCAGAATTTACGGTAAAATCTTTTGCTATAGAACCAAGAATTGCCATGCTTGGATTTGAAAACTTTGCTGCTATTTCCGAAACTTCTAAAAAAGTAGCTAAAGCAGTAAGCATCCTTCATGAGAAATATCCTAAAATGGTTGTAGATGGAGAAATTCAGCCGGATTTTGCAATGAATGCAGACCACCTGAGTGATTATCCATTCTCAAAATTAGGAACAACACCTGCAAACACTTTCATCTTCCCGAATCTTGAAAGTGCTAACCTTTCTTACAAAATTCTAAGAGGAATGAAAGTAGCACAGGTTATCGGGCCTATCCTGATGGGATTAAAACAGCCGGTACACGTTCTTCAAATGCGTTCAAGCGTAGATGAAATTGTAAACCTTGCTACGATTGCTGTTCTTGATGCTCAAAGAAGAGAAAAGAAATCATAA
- a CDS encoding GtrA family protein, translating to MKEILIRQKQVLFFIIAGGLSAVVEIGSFKIFSTYLPHFFAKEINFHGVHYPLSNIFSTSCGIITNYFLSIWFVFERGKHSKKKEFVYFMVVSFFSTLLSLGFFQIFYSFIFKDNINLFFYTLSPEMISKIAAILLVSILNYSVKKKVIFNG from the coding sequence ATGAAAGAAATACTCATACGCCAGAAACAGGTTCTGTTCTTCATCATTGCAGGAGGACTGAGTGCCGTTGTAGAAATAGGCAGCTTTAAAATTTTCAGCACCTATCTTCCACATTTCTTTGCAAAGGAAATCAACTTCCATGGTGTACATTATCCTTTAAGTAATATTTTTTCTACGAGCTGCGGGATTATTACCAATTATTTCCTGAGTATCTGGTTTGTGTTTGAAAGAGGAAAACACTCGAAGAAAAAAGAGTTTGTTTATTTCATGGTGGTCTCCTTTTTTTCAACGTTACTCAGCCTTGGGTTTTTCCAGATATTTTACAGTTTCATATTTAAAGATAATATCAATTTATTTTTTTATACCTTGAGCCCGGAAATGATCAGTAAAATTGCAGCAATATTGCTGGTTTCCATTCTGAATTATTCGGTAAAAAAGAAAGTAATTTTTAACGGTTAG
- the ruvA gene encoding Holliday junction branch migration protein RuvA: MIFSLQGNVQELTPTYAVINVQGVGYYVGISLMTSQTLVLNQPTFLFIQQIIREDAHLLFGFNTRSEKEMFNLLISVNGVGAVSALILLSTLSLDEIASAILSGNSALIQKAKGIGAKTAERIIVDLKDKVQKYSDPNANISVIADNKIKEESLSALEVLGIPKRASEKIADRIMKQNPSISVEELVKQILKNI, from the coding sequence ATGATATTTTCTTTACAAGGCAACGTTCAAGAACTTACGCCTACCTATGCTGTCATCAATGTACAAGGAGTTGGTTACTACGTGGGAATCAGTTTGATGACCTCACAGACGCTGGTTTTGAATCAGCCGACTTTTTTATTTATCCAGCAGATCATCCGTGAAGATGCTCATCTTCTCTTCGGATTTAACACACGTTCAGAAAAAGAAATGTTCAATCTGTTAATAAGCGTTAACGGAGTGGGGGCTGTTTCAGCATTGATTCTGCTGTCCACATTGAGCCTTGATGAGATCGCTTCTGCAATCCTTTCCGGAAACAGTGCATTGATTCAAAAAGCAAAAGGAATCGGTGCAAAAACTGCTGAAAGAATTATCGTAGATCTTAAAGATAAAGTACAGAAATACAGTGATCCAAACGCGAATATTTCTGTGATAGCAGATAATAAAATTAAGGAAGAATCGTTATCTGCATTAGAAGTTTTAGGGATTCCTAAACGAGCAAGCGAGAAGATTGCGGATAGAATTATGAAACAAAATCCAAGCATCTCGGTAGAAGAATTGGTTAAACAAATCTTAAAAAACATTTAA
- a CDS encoding lysophospholipid acyltransferase family protein, with the protein MTKILNYLWRFWLLLLAFFLTVTIGIPVYILSFNKKHYKYGYKLVRIWCFGMFYGMGFRYDLIKLSEQEKDKSIPYVFISNHTSIMDIMLTCIVFPDHPICFVGKKELVKIPIFGTIYKRICVMVDRTSAKSRADVYRRCAEKMEEGNSIAIFPEGGVPDDTSIILDDFKDGAFMLSSKHNSPIAVYTFIGLKEMFPFENSKGYPGRVKVYFNGIIEPTDSPKDSKAKAYEEIKKTLIRYSVERK; encoded by the coding sequence GTGACAAAAATTTTAAATTATCTCTGGAGATTCTGGCTGCTGCTGTTGGCATTTTTTCTGACAGTTACTATTGGGATCCCTGTCTATATTTTATCTTTTAACAAAAAGCATTATAAATACGGTTATAAACTCGTCAGAATCTGGTGTTTTGGAATGTTCTATGGTATGGGTTTCAGATATGACCTCATTAAACTTTCAGAACAGGAGAAAGACAAAAGTATACCTTATGTTTTTATTTCCAATCATACATCCATCATGGATATTATGCTTACCTGCATTGTATTTCCCGATCATCCGATATGTTTTGTAGGGAAGAAAGAACTGGTAAAAATTCCTATTTTCGGAACCATTTATAAAAGGATATGTGTCATGGTAGACAGAACGAGTGCCAAAAGCCGCGCTGATGTATACCGCAGATGCGCTGAAAAGATGGAGGAAGGCAACAGTATTGCCATTTTTCCTGAAGGTGGTGTACCGGACGACACTTCTATCATCCTGGATGATTTTAAGGACGGAGCTTTTATGCTGTCCTCAAAACATAACTCTCCTATTGCTGTTTATACCTTTATCGGACTCAAGGAAATGTTCCCTTTTGAAAACTCAAAAGGCTATCCCGGAAGAGTAAAGGTGTATTTCAACGGAATCATAGAGCCTACCGATTCGCCAAAAGACTCAAAGGCAAAGGCTTACGAAGAAATAAAAAAAACCTTAATCAGGTATTCCGTTGAAAGGAAATAG
- a CDS encoding BadF/BadG/BcrA/BcrD ATPase family protein: protein MVAIVDSGSTKTDWVILDDFKKVFLKTETIGFNPNFINRELIAPEIQKNSNLISVKNSITKVFFYGSGCGVKKNCETIEEELKKVFGKAEIIVKEDLMAAAYAAYSGKPAIVCILGTGSNSCYFDGKNVKIELPSLGFIIGDEGSGSAIGKQLLRRYFMKKLPSDLRAEFEANYLLTVEDALQNMYHTTRPNAYLADFTKFVIERKDHPYFRDMVFEEMKNFFEYQVIPYEEAKDVEINFIGSIAYYYENVLRSVATELNLNVGHVVQKPIESLVDYHIKYIL, encoded by the coding sequence ATGGTTGCTATTGTAGATAGTGGTTCTACTAAAACGGATTGGGTAATTCTTGATGACTTTAAAAAAGTTTTTCTGAAAACAGAAACAATCGGTTTCAATCCGAATTTTATCAACAGAGAACTTATCGCTCCTGAAATACAGAAGAATAGCAATCTGATATCAGTTAAAAATTCAATTACCAAAGTTTTCTTTTATGGTTCCGGATGCGGAGTGAAAAAAAACTGCGAGACCATAGAAGAAGAACTGAAGAAGGTTTTTGGAAAAGCAGAGATTATTGTGAAGGAAGATCTGATGGCTGCAGCATATGCTGCATACAGTGGAAAACCCGCTATCGTGTGCATTCTAGGCACAGGATCAAATTCCTGTTATTTCGACGGTAAAAATGTAAAGATAGAATTACCTTCATTAGGATTTATTATTGGAGACGAAGGAAGTGGCAGCGCTATAGGAAAACAATTGCTGCGCAGATATTTCATGAAAAAACTGCCTTCAGACCTTCGTGCCGAATTTGAAGCCAACTATCTGCTTACCGTAGAAGATGCATTGCAAAATATGTATCATACTACAAGACCAAATGCTTATTTGGCCGACTTTACCAAATTTGTGATCGAAAGAAAAGATCATCCTTATTTCAGGGATATGGTTTTTGAAGAAATGAAAAACTTCTTTGAATACCAGGTAATCCCTTATGAAGAAGCTAAAGACGTTGAAATCAATTTTATCGGATCTATCGCTTATTATTATGAAAACGTACTACGTTCTGTAGCTACAGAACTTAATTTAAATGTGGGACATGTTGTTCAGAAACCAATTGAAAGCTTAGTAGATTACCACATTAAATATATACTTTAA
- a CDS encoding carbohydrate porin, giving the protein MKNNIFTKIGFSLFAITGALFKSQKINLHSHELSMNGYLRTGIGWSDGGQMVNFNAPESVHKFRLGNEANHYGELQFNYRYKNKDSVNLYEVSYMMSKFIPYGSDDYKQFPETAQLYGKINKVIKNANLWVGKRYYDRRNVEMLDYFWLNSGQNSQLGIGLENYQVKNSGNLNLALMRFKYGNNDSHSYVTDFRYLDLPLSEYSKLNFLGQFSFKDQNNIKRTPKSSGYSLGGWWTYSKKNITHTSTVIFRKGSSITESAYTGKTVPENIDDASIYYLDNSSSFDVINNFVYDDKRKHVIQVALTYQYRNLGVKNTDESNIVLNNISRNWFSVGFRYLYYLDKHFNLALEAGNDYMKNNRSRIEGSLQKITFSPQISWDYGYYSRPVLRPFITYARWSGNFSGLIGNSDFNTRLLKKNNGISFGLQLEIWW; this is encoded by the coding sequence TTGAAAAACAATATATTTACAAAGATTGGGTTCTCGCTATTTGCCATAACAGGAGCGTTGTTTAAGTCACAAAAAATCAACTTGCATTCTCATGAACTTTCAATGAATGGTTATCTGAGAACGGGCATTGGATGGTCTGATGGAGGACAGATGGTAAATTTTAATGCCCCGGAGAGTGTGCATAAGTTCAGATTGGGTAATGAGGCTAATCACTATGGTGAGCTTCAGTTTAATTACAGGTATAAAAATAAAGATTCAGTCAATCTCTATGAAGTCTCTTATATGATGTCAAAATTTATTCCTTATGGGAGTGATGATTATAAGCAATTTCCGGAAACGGCACAGCTATATGGAAAAATAAATAAAGTCATTAAAAATGCTAACCTATGGGTGGGTAAAAGATATTATGATCGCAGAAACGTAGAAATGCTGGACTATTTTTGGCTTAACTCTGGACAAAACTCCCAGTTGGGAATTGGATTAGAAAATTATCAGGTTAAAAATTCCGGTAATCTGAATCTTGCTTTGATGAGATTTAAATATGGGAATAATGATTCCCATTCATACGTGACCGATTTTAGGTATCTTGACCTACCACTTTCAGAATATTCTAAACTCAATTTTCTGGGTCAATTTAGTTTTAAAGATCAGAATAATATAAAAAGAACACCCAAATCTTCAGGATATTCACTTGGTGGTTGGTGGACATATTCTAAAAAGAACATTACCCATACTTCAACGGTAATATTTAGAAAGGGAAGTTCAATTACAGAAAGTGCATATACCGGAAAAACAGTGCCTGAAAATATAGATGATGCATCAATCTATTATCTTGATAATTCCAGTTCGTTTGATGTTATCAATAACTTTGTTTATGATGATAAAAGGAAACATGTCATACAGGTAGCTCTTACTTATCAATACAGAAACTTAGGCGTGAAAAATACAGATGAAAGCAACATAGTGTTAAATAATATTTCAAGAAATTGGTTTAGTGTAGGCTTTCGATACTTGTATTATCTTGATAAACATTTTAATCTGGCTCTGGAAGCAGGAAATGATTATATGAAAAATAATAGATCAAGAATAGAAGGCAGTCTGCAGAAAATTACATTTTCACCTCAGATTTCCTGGGATTATGGCTATTACTCAAGACCTGTTTTAAGACCTTTTATAACCTATGCCCGTTGGTCTGGAAATTTTAGCGGGCTGATTGGGAACTCTGATTTTAATACCAGGCTTCTAAAGAAAAATAACGGGATATCATTTGGTCTTCAGCTTGAAATATGGTGGTAA